From Vicugna pacos chromosome 6, VicPac4, whole genome shotgun sequence, a single genomic window includes:
- the LOC102537704 gene encoding olfactory receptor 4S2-like, translated as MEVANNVTEFIFLGLSQDPGMQLMFFALFLLFYAVILMGNLLILLTVSSDPRLHTPMYFFLSNLSFVDTAYSSATAPKMIADFVSEKKVISYWGCVTQMFTFHFFGCAEIFVLTVMAFDRYAAICQPLRYTTIMRANACIVLASLSWLGALGHSFVQTFLTFQLPFCNARVIDHYFCDVHPVLKLACADTTLVNMLVIANSGLISLGCFLILLASYTFILFSLRKRSAESRRKALSTCGSHFTVVTFFFVPCIFIYLRPSTTFPLDKAVSVFYTTITPMLNPLIYTLRNEDVKNAMKRLWSCKVSLKEKQKG; from the coding sequence ATGGAAGTGGCCAACAATGTCACTGAGTTTATATTTCTAGGACTTTCTCAAGATCCTGGAATGCAACTGATGTTCTTTGCGCTATTCCTCCTCTTCTACGCGGTGATCCTGATGGGAAATCTGCTCATTTTGCTTACTGTCTCTTCTGACCCCCGGCTTCATACACCCATGTATTTCTTCCTCAGTAACCTGTCCTTTGTAGACACTGCCTATTCCTCAGCCACGGCACCCAAGATGATTGCAGACTTTGTTTCGGAAAAGAAGGTTATTTCCTACTGGGGCTGTGTAACTCAGATGTTTACCTTCCACTTTTTCGGTTGTGCTGAGATTTTTGTTTTGACTGTCATGGCTTTTGACCGTTACGCCGCCATCTGCCAACCTCTCCGTTATACTACCATCATGAGGGCCAATGCTTGTATTGTGCTGGCATCACTGTCCTGGTTGGGTGCCCTGGGTCACTCCTTTGTTCAGACCTTCCTGACCTTTCAGCTACCCTTCTGCAATGCTCGTGTCATTGACCACTACTTTTGTGACGTCCACCCAGTCCTGAAACTTGCCTGTGCTGATACAACCCTGGTGAACATGCTGGTGATTGCTAATAGTGGTCTCATTTCCCTGGGGTGTTTCCTCATCCTTCTGGCCTCCTACACATTCATTTTATTTAGTCTTCGGAAGCGGTCTGCAGAGAGCAGGCGCAAGGCTCTCTCTACCTGTGGGTCTCATTTCACTGTAGTAACTTTCTTCTTTGTCCCTTGTATCTTTATTTATCTCCGTCCTTCCACCACTTTCCCACTCGATAAGGCTGTGTCTGTGTTCTATACTACCATCACCCCAATGCTAAACCCACTCATCTACACTCTGAGGAATGAGGATGTAAAGAATGCCATGAAACGGCTATGGAGTTGCAAGGTCTCCCTGAAGGAAAAGCAGAAGGGATAG
- the LOC102537457 gene encoding olfactory receptor 4M1 produces MKESEKMEPTNYTRVTEFVLTGLSQTREVQLVLFVIFLSFYLFILPGNILIICTIRLDPHLTSPMYFLLANLAFLDIWYSSITAPKMLVDFFVERKIISFGGCIAQLFFLHFVGASEMFLLTVMAFDRYAAICRPLHYATIMNRRLCCILVALSWIGGFIHSMIQVALIVRLPFCGPNELDSYFCDITQVVRIACANTFLEELVMIFSSGLISVVCFIALLMSYAFLLAMLKKHSGSGESTSRAMSTCYSHITIVVLMFGPSIYIYARPFDAFSLDKVVSVFHTVIFPLLNPIIYTLRNKEVKTAMRKLVNRYIFCKEK; encoded by the coding sequence atgaaagaaagtgaaaaaatggaACCTACAAATTACACCAGAGTGACAGAATTTGTTCTCACTGGCTTATCTCAGACTCGGGAAGTGCAACTCGTCCTATTTGTTATatttctatctttctatttgttcaTTCTTCCAGGAAATATTCTTATTATTTGCACCATAAGGCTTGACCCACATCTGACCTCGCCCATGTATTTCCTGTTGGCTAATCTAGCCTTCCTTGACATTTGGTACTCCTCCATCACAGCCCCCAAAATGCTCGTAGACTTCTTTGTGGAAAGGAAGATCATTTCCTTCGGTGGGTGCATTGCTCAGCTCTTCTTCTTGCATTTTGTTGGGGCCTCAGAGATGTTCCTGCTCACAGTGATGGCCTTTGACCGCTATGCTGCCATCTGCCGCCCCCTCCACTACGCTACCATCATGAATCGACGTCTCTGCTGTATTCTGGTGGCTCTCTCCTGGATAGGGGGCTTCATTCACTCTATGATACAGGTGGCTCTCATTGTTCGACTTCCCTTCTGTGGGCCCAACGAGTTAGACAGTTACTTCTGTGACATCACGCAGGTCGTCCGGATTGCCTGTGCCAACACCTTCCTGGAGGAGTTAGTGATGATCTTTAGCAGTGGTCTGATCTCTGTGGTGTGTTTCATTGCTCTCCTGATGTCTTATGCCTTTCTCCTGGCCATGCTCAAGAAACACTCAGGCTCCGGTGAGAGTACCAGCCGGGCCATGTCCACCTGCTATTCCCACATCACCATTGTGGTGTTAATGTTTGGGCCATCCATCTACATTTATGCTCGCCCATTTGATGCTTTTTCCCTAGATAAAGTGGTGTCTGTGTTCCACACTGTGATATTCCCTTTACTTAACCCCATCATCTACACACTGCGAAACAAGGAAGTAAAGACAGCTATGAGGAAGTTGGTCAACAGATACATTTTCTGTAAAGAGAAGTGA